A single region of the Brachypodium distachyon strain Bd21 chromosome 3, Brachypodium_distachyon_v3.0, whole genome shotgun sequence genome encodes:
- the LOC100841560 gene encoding zinc-finger homeodomain protein 1: MDFDEHDDGDGDEEMAPMPVSSSFEAPPPPQLLHPGLAHGVPVPKPGDSGGGRFRTPSVRYRECLKNHAVGIGGHAVDGCGEFMAAGEDGSIDALSCAACGCHRNFHRKESEESPAAAAVAAAAAGAITPYGAMPPLPGHHGQFSPYYRTPAGYLHHPQQHHHHHQMAAAMAAGHAQRPLALPSTSHSGGRDEAGAADVDMSAMMLSPVVMGSMSMAGLSFGSGGSAGGPYGSGGSAGKKRFRTKFSQEQKERMQAFADRLGWRIQKHDEAAVQQFCEEVGVKRHVLKVWMHNNKHTLGKKPLP, encoded by the coding sequence ATGGACTTCGACGAGCACGATGATGGGGACGGAGACGAGGAGATGGCGCCCATGCCTGTGAGCTCGAGCTtcgaggcgccgccgccgccccagctGCTGCATCCGGGGCTCGCACATGGGGTGCCCGTGCCCAAGCCTGGGGACTCTGGCGGAGGGCGCTTCAGGACTCCCAGCGTGAGGTACCGGGAGTGCCTGAAGAACCATGCCGTCGGCATCGGCGGGCACGCCGTGGACGGGTGCGGCGAGTTCATGGCCGCTGGCGAGGATGGCTCCATCGACGCGCTCAGCTGCGCCGCCTGCGGCTGCCACCGCAACTTCCACCGCAAGGAGTCCGAAGAAtcccccgctgctgctgccgttgccgctgccgccgcaggcGCCATTACCCCTTACGGCGccatgccgccgctgcccggcCACCATGGCCAGTTCTCACCCTACTACCGGACTCCTGCCGGGTACCTCCACCACCCccagcaacaccaccaccaccaccagatggccgccgccatggccgcggggCACGCGCAGCGGCCGCTGGCGCTCCCCTCCACGTCGCACTCCGGGGGTCGTGAcgaggccggcgccgcggaCGTCGACATGTCTGCCATGATGCTCAGCCCCGTGGTGATGGGCTCAATGTCCATGGCGGGCCTCTCCTTCGGGTCCGGCGGCTCCGCGGGAGGCCCGTACGGGTCCGGGGGCTCGGCCGGGAAGAAGCGGTTCCGGACCAAGTTCTCCCAGGAGCAGAAGGAGCGGATGCAGGCCTTCGCGGACCGGCTGGGGTGGCGCATCCAGAAGCACGACGAGGCTGCCGTGCagcagttctgcgaggaggtcggcgtcaaGCGCCACGTGCTCAAGGTCTGGATGCACAACAACAAGCACACCCTCGGCAAGAAGCCGCTGCCATGA
- the LOC100842161 gene encoding serine/threonine-protein kinase PEPKR2, with translation MEPLPRKRKGAPPECSSPAAAAAARSLQDAAPRKRACRDPVPNPCGVVMTAPPASNGASAAGCGGRGVKRKVGCIDSATRMGRRKRLESEYDLGEEIGQGKFGSVRLCRAKNGGEEFACKALPKNGGETAHREVEIMQHLSGHPGVVTLRAVFEDADRFYLVMELCRSGRLLDEVAREGRLSERRAANVIRELMAVVKYCHEMGVVHRDIKPENVLLTKAGRLKLADFGLAVRVTDGQKLSGVAGSPAYVAPEILLGNYSEKVDIWAAGVLLHVLLLASLPFQGGSVQAVFEAIKTAEIDFHSCQWESVSVHARDLISRMLNRDVSSRLDADEVLRHPWILLHSECQLKAEFSSLWHDNKTTMPRIHHERIRSDCQHLSSESSIDDSDEADECGIVDALAAAITQIRISEPKRSRICTSAIPTKQESPSSLKGNACTAF, from the exons ATGGAGCCGCTGCCGCGGAAGCGCAAGGGCGCGCCCCCCGAGtgctcctcccccgccgccgccgccgccgccaggtccCTCCAAGATGcggccccccgcaagcgcgCCTGCCGCGATCCGGTGCCGAATCCGTGCGGCGTGGTGAtgacggcgccgcccgcgagCAACGGAgcctcggcggcggggtgCGGGGGGCGCGGGGTGAAGCGGAAGGTCGGGTGCATCGACTCCGCCACGCGGATGGGCCGGCGGAAGCGGCTGGAGAGCGAGTACGACCTCGGCGAGGAGATCGGGCAGGGCAAGTTCGGGTCCGTGCGGCTCTGCCGCGCCAagaacggcggcgaggagtTCGCCTGCAAGGCGCTGCCCAAGAACGGCGGGGAGACGGCTCACCGGGAGGTGGAGATCATGCAGCACCTCTCCGGCCACCCGGGCGTCGTCACGCTCAGGGCCGTCTTTGAGGACGCCGACCGCTTCTACCTCGTCATGGAGCTCTGCCGCAGCGGACGGCTCCTCGATGAGGTGGCCAGAGAGGGGAGGCTCTCCGAGAGGCGGGCCGCCAATGTGATCAGGGAGCTCATGGCCGTCGTCAAGTACTGCCACGAAATGGGCGTTGTCCACAGGGACATTAAGCCGGAGAATGTTTTGCTCACCAAGGCCGGGAGGTTAAAGCTTGCAGATTTTGGGCTGGCCGTGCGGGTCACTGATG GCCAGAAGCTGTCTGGTGTTGCGGGGAGCCCTGCATATGTGGCACCTGAGATTCTGCTGGGAAATTATTCAGAGAAAGTAGATATATGGGCTGCTGGGGTGCTTCTACATGTTTTACTGTTGGCCAGTCTTCCATTTCAAGGTGGCTCTGTACAAGCTGTCTTTGAGGCTATAAAAACAGCAGAAATTGATTTTCACAGTTGTCAATGGGAATCAGTATCTGTTCATGCTCGTGATCTTATAAGCAGAATGCTGAATCGAGATGTCTCCTCGAGATTAGATGCTGATGAAGTTCTGA GACATCCTTGGATTCTACTGCACAGCGAATGCCAGCTGAAGGCTGAATTTTCAAGTCTGTGGCATGATAACAAAACTACAATGCCCAGGATACATCACGAGAGAATTAGGTCAGATTGCCAGCATTTGTCTTCAGAATCATCGATTGACGACTCTGATGAGGCTGATGAATGTGGAATAGTTGATGCACTGGCGGCAGCAATAACCCAAATTAGGATATCAGAGCCCAAAAGGAGTCGGATCTGCACCTCGGCAATTCCTACCAAGCAGGAATCGCCCTCTAGCTTAAAGGGAAATGCGTGCACGGCTTTCTGA
- the LOC100841868 gene encoding protein DETOXIFICATION 27, translating to MASRGEEEAALAAPLLQAHGGEEEGKSSSSRQRRVARDWWVESKLLWRIVGPAIFQRVALYGINVVAQAFIGHIGDLELAAFSIASTVVAGFNFGFLLGMASALETLCGQAFGAKKHHMLGVYLQRSWVVLLIFAAALTPTYIFMEDLLLLLGQSPELSKLAGKMSVWLIPQHFAMAMLLPLTRFLQSQLKNWVTAVTAGVALAIHVVVTYLLVHRFELGFVGAVAAADMAWWLVVLGQLFYVVGGGCPLSWKGFSMEAFADFWDFIKLSTASGVMLCLENWYYRVLVLLTGYLQNAEIAVDALSICLTINGWEMMIPLGFLAATGVRVANELGAGSGKGARFSIVVSITTSVLIGLVFWCLILAYNDQIALLFSSGKAVLAAVHNLSMLLAFTILLNSVQPVLSGVAIGSGWQALVAYVNIGSYYLVGVPIGIILGWPLGFGVRGIWSGLIGGTAVQTLVLAYLTMRCDWDEEAKVTSARMKKWASTK from the exons ATGGCTTcgagaggggaggaggaggcggcgttggcggcgcCTCTGCTGCAGGCGCAcggcggagaagaagaggggaagagcagcagcagcaggcagcggcgggtggcgcgtgATTGGTGGGTGGAGTCGAAGCTGCTGTGGCGGATCGTGGGGCCGGCCATCTTCCAGCGGGTGGCGCTGTACGGGATCAACGTCGTGGCGCAGGCCTTCATCGGCCACATCGGCGACCTCGAGCTCGCCGCCTTCTCCATCGCCTCCACCGTCGTCGCCGGCTTCAACTTCGGATTCCTG CTGGGAATGGCGAGCGCGCTGGAGACGCTGTGCGGGCAAGCGTTCGGGGCCAAGAAGCACCACATGCTGGGCGTCTACCTGCAGCGGTCATGGGTGGTGCTGCTCATCTTCGCGGCGGCGCTGACGCCGACGTACATCTTCATGGaggacctgctgctgctgctgggccaGAGCCCCGAGCTGTCGAAGCTGGCCGGGAAGATGAGCGTGTGGCTGATCCCGCAGCACTTCGCCATGGCGATGCTGCTGCCGCTCACCCGGTTCCTGCAGAGCCAGCTCAAGAACTGGGTCACCGCGGTCACCGCCGGCGTCGCTCTCGCCATCCATGTCGTTGTGACGTACCTTCTCGTGCACCGCTTCGAGCTCGGGTTCGTCGGGGCtgtcgcggcggcggacatGGCGTGGTGGCTCGTCGTGTTGGGGCAGCTGTTTTATGTGGTTGGGGGTGGGTGCCCGCTGTCGTGGAAGGGGTTCTCCATGGAGGCCTTTGCTGACTTCTGGGACTTCATCAAGCTCTCCACTGCCTCTGGTGTCATGCTTTG CTTGGAGAACTGGTACTATAGGGTGCTGGTGTTGCTCACGGGGTACCTGCAGAACGCTGAGATCGCCGTGGATGCGCTCTCCATATG CTTGACGATCAACGGATGGGAGATGATGATCCCTCTAGGTTTCTTGGCAGCTACTGG GGTGCGGGTGGCGAACGAGCTCGGCGCGGGCAGTGGCAAGGGCGCACGCTTCTCCATCGTCGTGTCAATCACCACCTCCGTGTTGATCGGCCTCGTCTTCTGGTGCCTCATCCTCGCCTACAACGATCAGATCGCGCTCCTCTTCTCGTCGGGCAAGGccgtgctcgccgccgtccacaACCTCTCCATGCTGCTCGCCTTCACCATCCTCCTCAACAGCGTGCAACCTGTCCTTTCAG GCGTGGCTATTGGTTCAGGATGGCAGGCACTGGTCGCCTACGTGAACATCGGATCCTACTACTTGGTTGGAGTACCAATCGGCATCATATTGGGTTGGCCACTGGGCTTCGGAGTTCGG GGAATTTGGTCTGGATTGATTGGTGGAACGGCTGTTCAGACGCTGGTATTGGCCTATCTCACCATGAGATGTGATTGGGATGAAGAG GCAAAGGTAACCAGTGCACGGATGAAAAAATGGGCCAGCACAAAGTGA